A window from Mesorhizobium sp. WSM2240 encodes these proteins:
- a CDS encoding type II secretion system F family protein, producing MFGIDGTILAFIALAGCSAGAVAYAFLFNTIATEKNAGKRLETVKRADTDRSVVKASRDRMAEAAKRRKSVQDTLNDLDAKQKAKDQNIKKPPLKVQIRQAGMTVTVERFYLYSLVFGLALTLATFMLGAPLMVVGGALIAGTLGLPRWFVLFRRSRRVKAFLEEFPNALDIIVRAVKSGLPLNDGIRLIANESPEPVRTEFRRIVESQQVGLSIPEATMRMPETMPCPEAGFFGIVIQIQSQAGGNLSEALGNLSRVLRDRKKMKAKVQALSMEAKASAAIIGALPFIVAFLVYLSSPNYIMPLFTTSTGHLILGISGVWMSIGIFVMRKMMNFEV from the coding sequence ATGTTCGGCATCGACGGAACGATACTGGCCTTCATCGCGCTCGCAGGCTGCAGCGCCGGTGCCGTCGCCTATGCGTTCCTGTTCAACACCATCGCTACTGAGAAGAATGCCGGCAAGCGGCTTGAAACCGTCAAGCGCGCGGACACCGACCGCTCCGTGGTCAAGGCGTCGCGCGACCGGATGGCCGAAGCGGCCAAGCGCCGCAAATCCGTGCAGGATACGCTGAACGACCTCGACGCCAAGCAGAAAGCGAAGGACCAGAACATTAAGAAACCGCCGCTCAAGGTTCAGATTCGGCAAGCCGGCATGACCGTGACGGTCGAGCGCTTCTATCTCTATTCGCTAGTCTTCGGCCTCGCGCTGACGCTCGCGACCTTCATGCTGGGCGCCCCCCTGATGGTGGTGGGCGGCGCGCTTATCGCCGGCACGCTTGGCCTGCCGCGCTGGTTCGTGTTGTTTCGGCGGTCGCGCCGCGTCAAGGCTTTCCTCGAGGAGTTTCCCAATGCGCTCGACATCATCGTGCGCGCGGTGAAGTCGGGCCTTCCACTCAATGACGGTATCCGGCTCATCGCCAATGAATCGCCCGAGCCGGTCAGGACCGAGTTTCGCCGCATCGTTGAATCGCAGCAGGTCGGCCTATCGATCCCGGAGGCGACAATGCGCATGCCCGAAACCATGCCGTGCCCCGAAGCAGGGTTCTTCGGCATCGTCATCCAGATCCAGAGCCAGGCCGGCGGCAATCTGTCGGAAGCTCTCGGCAACCTTTCCCGCGTGCTGCGCGACCGCAAGAAGATGAAGGCGAAGGTGCAGGCGCTGTCCATGGAAGCGAAGGCTTCCGCCGCGATCATCGGCGCCCTGCCTTTCATCGTGGCCTTCCTCGTCTACCTGTCGAGCCCCAACTACATCATGCCGCTGTTCACCACGAGCACCGGCCATCTTATCCTCGGCATTTCCGGCGTCTGGATGTCGATTGGCATCTTCGTCATGCGCAAGATGATGAATTTCGAGGTCTGA
- a CDS encoding tetratricopeptide repeat protein, with the protein MLTNRTMNATGKRLMTGVFLAVMAAGVAGCGTSKMTTGSISRNSGKPIETMSASELDSTADALGKAYTRDTENKPTAMRYASVLQMNGKADQALAVMRKLAIDYPKDREVLAAYGKALAGVGQFEPALDAVRRAQTPEYPDWKLASAEGAILDQLGQTAEARQLYRKALDLKPNEPSVLSNLGMSYVLEGDLKTAETYMRSASQAAGADSRVRQNLALVVGLQGRFEEAEQIARQELSPEQAEANVAYLRGMLAQQNAWTQIKAEEKPETNTN; encoded by the coding sequence ATGTTGACCAATCGCACGATGAACGCAACAGGCAAGCGGCTCATGACCGGCGTTTTCCTGGCCGTGATGGCCGCTGGCGTAGCAGGCTGCGGCACCTCAAAAATGACTACGGGCTCGATCTCGCGCAACTCCGGCAAGCCGATCGAAACCATGTCGGCCAGCGAACTCGACTCGACGGCCGACGCGCTGGGCAAGGCATACACGCGCGACACAGAGAACAAACCCACAGCCATGCGCTACGCCAGCGTGCTACAGATGAACGGCAAGGCCGACCAGGCGCTCGCCGTCATGCGCAAGCTAGCCATCGATTATCCCAAGGACCGCGAGGTGCTCGCAGCCTATGGCAAGGCGCTAGCCGGCGTCGGGCAGTTCGAACCGGCGCTGGACGCCGTGCGCCGGGCACAGACCCCGGAATATCCGGACTGGAAGCTGGCCTCGGCCGAAGGCGCGATTCTCGATCAACTCGGCCAGACTGCAGAGGCGCGGCAGCTCTACCGCAAGGCTCTCGACCTGAAGCCGAACGAGCCTTCGGTGCTTTCCAATCTCGGAATGTCCTACGTGCTGGAAGGCGATCTCAAGACCGCGGAGACTTATATGCGCTCGGCTTCGCAGGCCGCGGGAGCCGATAGCCGGGTGAGGCAGAATCTGGCGCTGGTCGTCGGACTTCAGGGCCGTTTCGAGGAAGCCGAGCAGATCGCCCGCCAGGAGCTTTCGCCCGAGCAGGCGGAGGCCAATGTCGCCTATCTGCGCGGCATGCTGGCGCAGCAGAACGCCTGGACCCAGATCAAGGCGGAAGAAAAGCCCGAAACCAATACGAACTGA
- a CDS encoding type II secretion system F family protein, whose translation MTDQVVKALTDPSFLIAILVSIAVFATVFTVLPAFGGNPLKSRMKSVALERDELRAKQRARLAADAERRRKGLREEQSIGMRNIVEKLDLRRALVDEKTLNALKVAGFRGQNPLTKFLFFRLVLPFVGFALAAVYLFLLGGLPDQPPLIRFFVCIVVAYAGFYAPNLYVSNRASKRKQSIQMAWPDALDLLLICVESGMSIEAALRKVADEIGGQSADLAEEFVLTNAELSYLQERKQAYENLAARTGLETVKSVTQALVQAERYGTPVAQALRVLAAESREMRMNAAEKKAAALPPKLTVPMILFFLPVLFAIILGPAGIQVSERGIFGDGGSSSSSQ comes from the coding sequence ATGACCGATCAAGTCGTCAAAGCCCTTACTGACCCGTCCTTTCTCATTGCAATACTGGTCAGCATCGCCGTTTTCGCCACGGTGTTCACCGTGCTGCCGGCATTCGGCGGCAACCCGCTCAAGTCGCGCATGAAATCGGTGGCGCTGGAGCGCGACGAGCTCCGCGCCAAGCAGCGCGCGCGCCTCGCCGCCGACGCCGAGCGCCGCCGCAAAGGCCTGCGCGAGGAACAGTCGATCGGCATGCGCAACATCGTCGAGAAGCTGGATCTGAGGCGCGCGCTGGTCGACGAAAAGACGTTGAACGCGCTCAAGGTTGCCGGCTTCCGCGGCCAGAACCCGCTGACAAAGTTCCTGTTTTTCCGCCTCGTCCTGCCTTTTGTCGGCTTTGCTTTGGCGGCCGTCTATCTGTTCCTGCTCGGCGGCCTGCCCGATCAGCCGCCTTTGATACGGTTTTTCGTCTGCATCGTCGTCGCCTATGCCGGCTTCTATGCTCCTAATCTCTATGTCAGCAATCGCGCCTCGAAGCGCAAGCAGTCGATCCAGATGGCGTGGCCGGATGCGCTCGACCTGTTGCTGATCTGCGTTGAGTCGGGCATGTCCATCGAAGCGGCGCTGCGCAAGGTGGCCGACGAGATCGGCGGCCAGTCAGCTGATCTGGCCGAGGAGTTCGTGCTCACCAATGCGGAGCTCTCCTATCTCCAGGAGCGCAAGCAGGCTTACGAGAATCTGGCCGCCCGCACCGGTCTGGAGACGGTCAAGTCGGTCACTCAGGCACTGGTGCAGGCCGAGCGCTACGGCACGCCCGTCGCCCAGGCGCTGCGCGTGCTCGCAGCCGAAAGCCGCGAGATGCGCATGAACGCCGCAGAGAAGAAAGCTGCCGCGCTCCCGCCCAAGCTCACCGTGCCGATGATTCTTTTCTTTCTGCCAGTGCTCTTCGCCATCATCCTCGGCCCAGCCGGCATTCAGGTCAGCGAGCGCGGCATCTTCGGCGATGGCGGTTCATCGTCCAGCAGCCAGTAG